In Sporosarcina sp. PTS2304, a genomic segment contains:
- a CDS encoding DUF177 domain-containing protein, translating into MKWSIHQLRKHRQGPLLLDEVVNLDSVKMRNGEIRAIQPVRVSGTCSIGEKKLTCQLRLEGSMTLPCARTWEDVDFPFSIDSIEQFSWDEETLQYDDEIHPVEGEVIDFTPVLEELILLEIPLQVFCESADDMQQVEGKGWSYTTDEELEAQRLEADVTVDPRLAGLANFFESDKE; encoded by the coding sequence ATGAAATGGTCCATTCATCAATTACGGAAACATAGGCAAGGCCCGCTACTGCTTGACGAAGTAGTAAATTTAGATTCCGTTAAAATGCGGAATGGAGAAATTAGGGCAATTCAGCCTGTTCGAGTAAGTGGAACATGTTCAATTGGTGAAAAAAAGTTAACATGCCAGCTTCGGCTAGAAGGTTCAATGACACTGCCTTGTGCACGTACGTGGGAAGACGTCGATTTTCCATTCTCCATAGATTCAATTGAACAATTCAGTTGGGACGAAGAGACACTTCAATATGATGACGAGATTCATCCAGTTGAAGGGGAAGTTATCGATTTTACGCCTGTGTTGGAAGAACTTATTTTACTGGAAATTCCGTTGCAAGTATTTTGCGAGTCAGCAGATGATATGCAACAAGTAGAAGGTAAAGGGTGGTCCTATACAACCGATGAAGAATTGGAAGCGCAACGGCTGGAAGCAGATGTAACAGTGGATCCTCGCTTAGCGGGATTGGCTAATTTTTTTGAATCCGATAAAGAGTAA
- a CDS encoding nucleotidyltransferase, which translates to MIATGIVVEYNPFHNGHLYHLQQAKMQTNATVIIAVMSGQFLQRGEPAIVDKWTRARMALANGADLVIELPYAFATAHAPQFAKGAIELLDALHCNYFCFGSEEGSIAPFTNSLELMDTYSTIYERTIQDAMAEGLSYPKALQAGYEMIARKADVSLADLSEPNNILGFHYMQVARNIQSSMIPVTISRRGSHYHDDILPKDTIASATSIRAKLMHSHQLQDVENFMPPSSFHLLQDWTARHGFQSWERLYPFLRYTILREEPPRLAEIADVTEGIEFTLCKAAKEQASFQDFMHAVKSKRYTWTRIQRMLVHILTGYQKSTRKQITSPSYIRLLGMSEMGRTYLRTIKKDLALPVVSRVASLSDISLDLDSKSTDIYMCGIQSAPPPGLDYRMPPIML; encoded by the coding sequence TTGATAGCTACCGGAATTGTAGTTGAATATAATCCATTCCACAATGGTCACTTATATCATTTACAACAAGCAAAAATGCAAACGAATGCAACTGTAATAATAGCAGTTATGAGCGGGCAGTTTTTACAAAGGGGAGAACCTGCTATTGTCGACAAATGGACACGGGCGCGAATGGCTCTGGCAAACGGAGCAGATCTTGTCATTGAATTGCCTTATGCATTTGCTACCGCACATGCTCCACAATTTGCTAAAGGTGCAATCGAACTTCTCGATGCGCTTCATTGTAACTATTTCTGCTTCGGCAGCGAAGAAGGATCGATCGCTCCTTTTACAAACAGTTTGGAATTGATGGATACTTATTCAACAATCTATGAACGAACGATACAGGATGCGATGGCAGAAGGTTTAAGTTATCCAAAAGCATTGCAAGCGGGCTATGAAATGATTGCACGCAAAGCAGATGTATCGTTGGCTGATTTATCGGAACCGAATAATATTTTAGGTTTTCACTATATGCAGGTTGCTCGTAATATCCAGTCCTCTATGATTCCAGTCACAATTTCACGTAGAGGTAGTCATTATCACGATGACATATTGCCAAAAGACACGATTGCCAGCGCAACAAGTATACGCGCTAAGCTAATGCACAGCCATCAACTGCAAGATGTAGAAAACTTTATGCCGCCTTCTTCTTTTCACTTGCTACAAGATTGGACGGCTAGACACGGTTTTCAAAGTTGGGAGCGCTTATACCCTTTCTTACGTTATACTATTCTTCGTGAAGAGCCGCCACGTTTAGCGGAAATAGCTGATGTTACCGAAGGCATCGAATTTACATTGTGTAAAGCAGCAAAAGAACAGGCATCTTTCCAAGATTTCATGCACGCCGTCAAATCTAAACGCTATACTTGGACGAGAATTCAACGTATGCTCGTTCATATTTTAACCGGTTATCAAAAATCTACCCGGAAACAAATTACTAGCCCTTCGTACATTCGACTGCTCGGTATGTCTGAGATGGGCAGAACTTATTTGCGCACGATAAAAAAAGATTTGGCTTTGCCTGTAGTAAGCAGAGTGGCATCCTTATCCGACATTTCATTGGATTTAGACAGTAAGAGTACAGATATTTATATGTGCGGCATTCAATCAGCACCCCCACCCGGTCTTGATTACCGGATGCCCCCTATTATGTTATGA
- the rpmF gene encoding 50S ribosomal protein L32: protein MAVPKRRTSKTKKNLRRTHLKLEVPGMNTCDNCGEMKLAHHVCKSCGHYKGKDVVGE from the coding sequence ATGGCAGTACCAAAGAGAAGAACTTCTAAAACGAAGAAAAACTTGCGTCGAACTCATTTGAAACTTGAAGTTCCAGGTATGAATACTTGTGACAACTGTGGCGAAATGAAATTGGCACACCACGTTTGCAAATCATGCGGACACTACAAAGGAAAAGACGTTGTAGGCGAATAA
- a CDS encoding acyl-CoA carboxylase subunit beta, which translates to MTERVLAGGAKKYHEKLKEKGKLFVRDRLELLFDEGQYVEDGKFANCEASDLPADGVITATGKVGGQTVCVMANDSTVKAGSWGARTVEKIIRIQETAEKLRVPLLYLVDSAGARITDQLEMFPNRRGAGRIFHNQVRLSGMIPQVCILFGPSAAGGAYIPAFCDIVIMVEGNASMYLGSPRMAEKVIGEKVTLEEMGGARMHCTVSGCGDVLAESEEQAISEARRYLSYFPANHEAPSRITKVQDAKKGRSLEEIIPENQNAPFDMYEAIDQLVDEDSSFEIKKLFAPEVITTLARIDGRPVGIIANQPKVKGGVLFVDSADKVTKFITLCDAFSIPLLFLADVPGFMIGTKVERQGIIRHGAKLIMAMSSATVPKISVVVRKAYGAGLYAMAGPAFEPDVCIALPTAQIAVMGPEAAVNAVYSNKIEAIMDPKEKMAYSKEKIEEYKREIDIYKMASELIIDEIVAPNQLRSVLADRFAYYETKEIKKTSRKHPVYPV; encoded by the coding sequence ATTACTGAGCGCGTCTTAGCGGGTGGTGCAAAAAAATATCATGAGAAATTAAAAGAAAAAGGAAAATTATTTGTCAGAGACCGATTGGAATTATTATTCGATGAAGGTCAGTATGTAGAAGACGGAAAATTTGCCAACTGTGAGGCAAGCGATCTTCCAGCAGACGGTGTAATTACGGCAACGGGAAAAGTGGGCGGTCAAACAGTATGTGTAATGGCGAATGATTCAACAGTAAAAGCAGGTTCTTGGGGAGCGCGGACAGTTGAAAAAATTATTCGTATTCAGGAAACGGCTGAAAAGTTACGTGTGCCTTTATTATACTTAGTAGACTCCGCGGGTGCCCGAATAACAGATCAACTGGAAATGTTTCCAAACCGAAGAGGCGCAGGCCGGATATTTCATAATCAAGTACGTTTATCCGGAATGATTCCACAAGTGTGTATTTTATTTGGACCTTCTGCAGCTGGCGGAGCGTATATACCTGCATTTTGTGACATCGTCATAATGGTGGAAGGAAATGCCTCCATGTATTTGGGATCGCCAAGAATGGCTGAGAAAGTAATAGGCGAAAAAGTGACACTTGAGGAAATGGGCGGCGCTCGAATGCATTGTACAGTGAGTGGTTGCGGTGATGTGCTGGCGGAGAGTGAAGAGCAGGCAATTTCTGAAGCTCGCAGATATTTATCTTATTTCCCTGCTAATCATGAGGCACCCAGTAGGATTACGAAAGTGCAAGATGCGAAAAAGGGCCGTTCTTTAGAAGAAATTATTCCTGAAAATCAAAATGCGCCGTTTGATATGTATGAAGCGATCGATCAATTAGTGGATGAAGACAGTTCATTCGAAATTAAAAAGTTATTTGCTCCTGAAGTCATTACTACACTTGCTCGTATAGACGGAAGACCAGTCGGTATAATTGCTAATCAGCCTAAGGTAAAGGGCGGTGTACTATTCGTTGATTCAGCGGATAAAGTGACAAAATTCATTACGCTTTGTGATGCGTTTTCCATCCCGTTATTATTTTTGGCTGATGTCCCCGGGTTCATGATAGGAACGAAAGTTGAAAGACAAGGGATTATTCGACATGGCGCCAAGCTGATTATGGCCATGAGCTCAGCCACCGTACCAAAAATTTCTGTTGTCGTGCGTAAAGCCTATGGAGCAGGTTTATATGCCATGGCAGGGCCGGCGTTTGAACCGGATGTCTGCATTGCTCTTCCAACAGCTCAAATAGCCGTAATGGGTCCAGAAGCTGCAGTGAATGCAGTTTACTCCAATAAAATTGAAGCCATTATGGATCCTAAAGAGAAAATGGCATATAGTAAAGAAAAAATTGAAGAATATAAACGTGAAATCGATATTTATAAAATGGCGTCAGAGTTAATCATTGATGAAATTGTAGCGCCGAATCAACTTCGTAGTGTGCTAGCTGATAGATTTGCTTACTATGAAACGAAAGAAATCAAAAAAACTTCAAGAAAACACCCTGTATATCCTGTATAA
- the rsmD gene encoding 16S rRNA (guanine(966)-N(2))-methyltransferase RsmD — MRVISGSRKGTPLKSLPGTNTRPTSDKVKESVFNKIGPYFDGGIVVELFGGSGSIAIEALSRGMEQAVIFEKNSKACAIIKANVEKCRLGDQIHIERKDARQAVTILQQKSVKIDLLFVDPPYAEETYYDVILDLVQQGLLAEEATIVCEHEKRVVLPERYEMYQQKSSAVYGSTAITIYEKRG, encoded by the coding sequence GTGAGAGTCATTTCCGGTTCCAGAAAAGGCACGCCACTAAAATCATTACCTGGCACAAATACTAGACCGACATCGGATAAAGTGAAAGAATCTGTGTTTAATAAAATCGGTCCATATTTTGATGGGGGAATCGTTGTCGAGTTATTTGGCGGCAGTGGTTCCATCGCTATTGAAGCTCTGTCTAGAGGAATGGAACAAGCAGTCATATTTGAAAAGAACTCAAAAGCATGTGCTATTATTAAAGCGAATGTTGAAAAATGTCGACTGGGTGATCAAATACATATTGAAAGAAAAGATGCTAGGCAAGCAGTCACAATCTTACAGCAAAAAAGTGTGAAGATTGATTTATTATTCGTTGATCCGCCATATGCAGAAGAGACGTACTATGATGTGATTTTGGATCTCGTTCAACAAGGGCTACTGGCGGAAGAGGCAACTATTGTGTGTGAACATGAAAAGCGAGTAGTGTTGCCGGAACGATATGAAATGTATCAACAGAAAAGTTCTGCAGTCTATGGAAGCACAGCTATTACCATTTATGAGAAAAGAGGCTAA
- a CDS encoding enoyl-CoA hydratase/isomerase family protein, protein MSYSIVIKQSVAYFTIQRPAMRNAVNYDIMEGLESFLDQIQDDPEISFAVITGEGNAAFCSGGDLSDFHGFQTADDAWPMLSRGARILYRIATLPMPTIALVNGAAVGGGCELASACDYRLVASHAKVGFIQGTLAITSGWGGATLLFEKNAPHDQLLLLTSRASVHSAVELKEIGWVTEIFEGDAQNALAEFLAPMIKVHRNVHRAYKSIAMRKWDTNNLEQAMQDEARVCSILWESDAHHEAVQRFLTKTK, encoded by the coding sequence ATGTCTTATTCTATCGTAATTAAACAATCAGTTGCTTATTTTACAATCCAGCGTCCCGCTATGCGAAATGCTGTGAACTATGACATTATGGAAGGTTTGGAAAGTTTTTTAGATCAAATCCAAGATGATCCTGAGATTTCATTCGCAGTTATTACAGGAGAAGGAAATGCTGCATTTTGTTCCGGGGGAGATTTGAGTGACTTTCACGGTTTTCAGACTGCTGATGATGCGTGGCCGATGTTGAGCAGAGGAGCCCGTATACTTTACCGAATTGCTACATTGCCGATGCCGACTATTGCATTAGTAAACGGCGCAGCGGTGGGCGGTGGTTGTGAATTGGCGTCTGCATGTGATTATCGTCTCGTAGCTTCGCATGCGAAAGTGGGGTTCATTCAAGGTACACTTGCCATTACATCGGGTTGGGGCGGTGCTACTTTATTATTCGAGAAGAATGCACCGCATGATCAGTTGCTCTTACTCACTAGTAGAGCGAGCGTTCATTCAGCAGTAGAACTTAAGGAAATCGGTTGGGTAACTGAAATATTTGAAGGGGATGCACAGAATGCCCTTGCAGAATTTTTAGCTCCCATGATAAAAGTCCATCGTAATGTGCATCGTGCGTATAAATCTATCGCAATGAGAAAATGGGACACGAATAATCTTGAGCAAGCAATGCAAGATGAGGCGCGTGTTTGTTCAATTTTATGGGAAAGTGATGCGCACCATGAAGCCGTTCAAAGATTTCTAACTAAAACAAAGTAA
- a CDS encoding methylthioribose kinase: MIQQRFIELGEGYSDIYELFELMSTNSRRIFKAYVFSSKDGENEKVSIAVSFTPATADSHFMPIYICREGIKLTADKPSKRYELFIEHAKSLHIQPVRLEVKHSSLFPETQLYYQYVIGVLRLNHLLPPLQ; encoded by the coding sequence ATGATCCAACAACGTTTTATTGAACTTGGGGAAGGATATAGTGACATTTATGAATTATTCGAATTAATGTCTACAAATTCCCGTAGAATATTTAAAGCTTACGTGTTCTCTTCTAAAGATGGAGAAAATGAGAAAGTTTCTATCGCTGTTTCTTTTACACCTGCTACAGCAGATAGTCATTTTATGCCCATTTATATATGCAGAGAAGGAATTAAGCTGACGGCAGACAAACCATCTAAACGCTATGAATTGTTTATAGAACATGCCAAGTCCTTACACATCCAGCCTGTCCGATTAGAAGTGAAACATTCTTCCCTGTTTCCCGAAACTCAACTGTATTATCAATACGTCATCGGAGTTTTACGTTTGAATCACTTACTGCCCCCACTTCAATAA
- a CDS encoding SepM family pheromone-processing serine protease: MKMRKWSLLAIVLVLVAVLGLYPLDMYISRPGGAYDLAPLVEVVGGDENDQGTFSLMTIAIGKATPVTYAYSNFTDKMKLLPAAKVRRHGESDEEYAIRQKKLMTDSKAHAISVAFDKTKLPIERIFEGVFVVGVLPDGASAGKLQVGDLIQTIDQKELDTTQEFIDEIGTKPAGRQVDLQVKRGEQIIYIPIELKELPGTTKRVGLGIEFEEQIVLETEPKVDIHTEDIGGPSAGLMFTLELMNRLVDEDLTKGYNIAGTGEMLEDGSVGRIGGIDFKVMAADRQDIEIFFAPDDELPAEVKKKNPQLVSNYEEAKATAGQLGTSMQIVPVKTIDDALRFLEQLEQK, encoded by the coding sequence ATGAAAATGCGTAAATGGAGTCTATTGGCGATTGTCCTTGTTCTGGTGGCGGTTCTTGGACTTTATCCTTTAGATATGTATATTTCTCGCCCGGGTGGTGCATACGATTTGGCACCGCTTGTTGAAGTGGTGGGAGGCGATGAAAACGACCAGGGAACTTTTAGTTTAATGACAATCGCTATCGGTAAAGCAACACCTGTCACCTATGCTTATTCTAATTTCACGGACAAAATGAAATTGTTGCCTGCAGCAAAAGTGAGACGACATGGCGAAAGTGATGAGGAATATGCAATTCGTCAGAAGAAATTAATGACTGATTCGAAAGCACATGCTATTTCAGTAGCTTTTGACAAAACCAAATTGCCAATCGAAAGAATTTTCGAAGGAGTATTCGTTGTAGGTGTACTGCCTGACGGTGCATCGGCGGGAAAGTTACAAGTAGGGGATTTAATTCAAACGATTGACCAGAAAGAGCTAGATACTACGCAAGAATTCATTGATGAAATTGGTACAAAGCCTGCAGGACGGCAAGTAGATTTGCAGGTCAAGCGCGGCGAACAGATCATATACATTCCGATTGAGTTAAAGGAACTGCCAGGAACGACTAAGCGTGTGGGGTTGGGTATTGAATTTGAAGAACAAATCGTTTTAGAGACTGAACCGAAAGTAGATATTCATACAGAAGACATTGGAGGACCGTCAGCTGGTTTAATGTTTACGTTAGAATTGATGAATCGATTAGTAGATGAGGATTTGACGAAAGGATATAATATCGCTGGAACAGGGGAGATGCTTGAAGATGGATCGGTTGGACGTATTGGAGGAATTGATTTTAAAGTGATGGCGGCAGATCGCCAGGACATCGAAATCTTCTTTGCGCCTGACGATGAATTGCCCGCTGAAGTGAAAAAGAAAAATCCGCAGCTTGTTTCTAATTATGAAGAAGCGAAGGCTACTGCTGGTCAACTCGGTACATCCATGCAAATTGTTCCAGTGAAAACTATAGATGACGCGCTGCGCTTTCTGGAACAACTCGAACAGAAATAA
- a CDS encoding YlbG family protein: MIDRQGIIVYLHHLKQAKSLRKFGHVHYISKRMKYVVLYCDMDEIEGTISKLERLSAVKKVIRSERPFVSTVYENAKPDKAKEYDYKTGL, from the coding sequence ATGATTGATCGACAAGGAATAATTGTCTATCTCCATCATTTAAAACAAGCAAAATCATTAAGAAAATTTGGGCATGTTCATTATATTTCTAAAAGAATGAAATATGTTGTCCTTTATTGTGATATGGATGAAATAGAAGGAACTATTAGTAAATTAGAGCGTTTATCTGCTGTGAAGAAAGTAATACGTTCAGAACGCCCATTTGTTAGCACGGTATATGAAAATGCCAAGCCGGACAAAGCAAAAGAGTACGATTATAAAACAGGTTTATAA
- a CDS encoding YlbF family regulator, which yields MMMTDEWMRVIDMAEELSDMLLRSEVVKTYRDAYDQVYSNEDLRKQIVAFNKMKEQYEDVQRFGRYHPDYKVIMKEIRLQKRALDLREEVAALRLAENDVQSLLDEIGRLIGQSVSDAVKVPAGDGAFTNTSCGGGCGSGGSCSCSA from the coding sequence ATGATGATGACGGATGAATGGATGCGAGTCATCGATATGGCGGAAGAACTTTCCGATATGCTGCTGCGTTCTGAGGTTGTAAAAACCTATCGTGACGCATACGACCAAGTGTATTCAAATGAGGATCTACGGAAGCAGATCGTTGCATTTAATAAAATGAAAGAACAATATGAGGACGTTCAACGCTTTGGACGTTACCACCCGGACTATAAGGTAATTATGAAGGAAATCAGACTTCAAAAAAGAGCCTTAGATTTGAGAGAAGAAGTAGCTGCTTTACGTTTAGCGGAGAATGATGTCCAGTCACTTTTAGATGAGATCGGCAGGCTGATAGGCCAATCCGTTTCAGATGCGGTGAAAGTTCCTGCAGGCGATGGCGCTTTTACTAATACTTCATGTGGTGGCGGATGCGGTTCAGGCGGTAGTTGCTCTTGCTCCGCTTGA
- a CDS encoding Mur ligase family protein: MLLSELIKDWPCTVLQGSIRQTIRGLSESSARIEKGYIFVVRKGRRLDGAEYMEEALENGANTIIIDRTNLDLSRIPTDVTVLVVPDSSLFISYASAKLSGYPGEELTIIAVTGTNGKTTVSHFIGQMLQTVGKSVAIIGTTGIYVNGKLYKTIEDSLTTMPAETLHPLLRECAERGVTHVILEASSLGLEGNRLAHCPIAIGILLNIGVDHYEEHGGKESYIRAKKRLFTLSKKMIVNEDDLLCFEIGKEMTVPPIYFGQNHINGEQQTLEIRIAGKHNEINARAACCALNALGYTIDEIQPLVSSLCLPAGRMQKQSQHGIDVYVDYAHTPDALQVVLAALHDEEKNILTVFGCGGERDRDKRPQMGAIAAQYSSHVIVTSDNPRSEEPAQIILDILCGTTGFSTPIDVFINRKYAIRYAIRKAQYGDIVLVAGKGHEQTQQIGNDILPFSDVEEVKHALNERNSDNDYS; encoded by the coding sequence TTGCTTTTATCAGAGCTAATAAAAGATTGGCCGTGTACAGTGTTGCAAGGATCGATTCGACAAACGATTCGTGGACTTAGTGAATCATCTGCCAGAATTGAGAAAGGATATATATTTGTAGTCAGGAAAGGCAGAAGGCTAGACGGAGCGGAATATATGGAGGAAGCACTTGAAAATGGTGCGAACACGATTATTATTGATCGAACGAATCTAGACTTGTCGCGTATTCCAACTGATGTAACTGTGTTGGTTGTACCAGATAGTTCCTTATTTATTTCTTATGCAAGTGCCAAGTTGTCGGGATATCCAGGTGAGGAATTGACGATTATTGCAGTCACGGGAACGAATGGGAAAACAACCGTCAGTCACTTTATTGGTCAAATGCTACAGACAGTTGGAAAAAGTGTAGCGATTATAGGGACGACAGGAATTTATGTAAATGGGAAATTATACAAAACGATAGAAGATTCGCTGACAACGATGCCGGCGGAAACATTGCACCCTCTTTTGCGAGAATGTGCAGAGCGCGGAGTTACACACGTAATTCTGGAAGCTTCGTCATTGGGATTAGAAGGTAACCGCTTGGCACATTGTCCGATAGCGATTGGCATATTGTTAAATATTGGTGTAGATCACTATGAAGAGCACGGGGGAAAAGAGTCTTATATTCGAGCAAAGAAAAGATTATTTACATTATCTAAAAAAATGATTGTAAATGAAGATGATTTACTTTGTTTCGAAATAGGGAAGGAAATGACTGTGCCCCCCATCTATTTTGGTCAAAATCATATAAACGGCGAGCAGCAAACGCTTGAGATTCGTATAGCTGGTAAACATAATGAAATAAATGCCAGAGCTGCATGCTGTGCACTGAATGCACTTGGGTACACAATCGATGAAATTCAACCACTTGTGTCGTCTTTGTGTTTACCTGCCGGAAGGATGCAGAAGCAATCACAGCACGGTATTGATGTATACGTGGATTATGCTCATACGCCGGACGCGCTGCAAGTCGTATTGGCGGCATTACATGATGAGGAAAAAAACATACTTACCGTCTTCGGTTGCGGAGGAGAGCGTGATCGTGACAAAAGACCGCAAATGGGGGCAATCGCAGCACAGTACAGTTCACATGTGATTGTAACTTCGGATAATCCGAGATCAGAAGAGCCTGCACAAATCATTTTAGACATTTTATGTGGAACAACCGGTTTTTCGACGCCAATTGATGTATTCATTAATCGAAAATATGCGATCCGCTACGCTATTCGTAAAGCGCAATATGGAGACATCGTATTAGTTGCTGGAAAAGGTCATGAACAAACGCAGCAGATTGGCAATGATATACTTCCATTTTCCGATGTAGAAGAAGTGAAACATGCTTTGAACGAACGCAACTCCGACAACGATTATTCTTAA
- a CDS encoding acetyl-CoA carboxylase biotin carboxyl carrier protein subunit has translation MQEVKAPMAGTIFSVDVKVGDSVTKGQVVVILESMKMEIPLEAEVDGTIAAINGQEGDFVNEEDVVVTIQS, from the coding sequence ATGCAAGAAGTAAAAGCGCCAATGGCAGGTACTATTTTTTCAGTAGACGTGAAAGTAGGGGACTCAGTTACAAAAGGGCAAGTCGTTGTTATTTTAGAGTCGATGAAAATGGAGATTCCGCTAGAAGCAGAAGTGGATGGTACAATTGCTGCGATTAACGGCCAAGAAGGCGATTTTGTAAATGAAGAAGATGTAGTAGTCACAATCCAGTCGTAA
- a CDS encoding glycerophosphodiester phosphodiesterase family protein: MGRKTKVALTVGAASVAAWAASKVVVKPEPRAEKKALQFSEIAIVADVNSTDNSSDQSLSSYTHAADLGVHGLVVDVQLTKDEEIVVVPCLDLLYSIEVADYTLAEIKDELDVETESSEYSATTTSAQIISLRELLEKFPQLLVIISISDSPDTYEGSLIPSKLWRLLKEMDAAERVVITSIYDEQIDRFNLYAQNSVALGAGNEEIKKAYVAYNSGFGHLYKPTADLFCVPEKFGLFPVPSEGFVHFLQQLNISVFYEISDASTMQKLHKLHVDGFITHTPEEVLTFCNAN, encoded by the coding sequence GTGGGCAGGAAAACAAAAGTTGCTTTAACAGTAGGAGCTGCTAGTGTAGCTGCATGGGCGGCTTCTAAAGTAGTGGTTAAACCAGAGCCGCGAGCTGAAAAAAAGGCGCTACAATTTTCTGAAATAGCGATAGTAGCAGATGTAAATAGTACTGATAACTCTTCTGATCAATCACTTTCATCATACACACACGCAGCTGATTTGGGTGTTCACGGGTTAGTAGTCGATGTCCAGTTAACAAAGGATGAAGAAATAGTAGTGGTACCGTGCCTTGATCTTTTATACTCAATCGAAGTTGCAGACTATACACTAGCCGAAATAAAAGATGAATTGGATGTAGAAACTGAGTCATCGGAATATTCTGCAACAACTACTTCTGCACAAATAATTTCTTTACGTGAACTTTTAGAAAAATTCCCTCAATTACTTGTTATCATTTCTATAAGTGACTCTCCTGATACATATGAGGGTAGTTTGATTCCTTCGAAGTTATGGCGGTTACTTAAAGAGATGGATGCTGCAGAAAGAGTAGTGATCACGAGCATATACGATGAACAAATTGACCGTTTTAATTTATACGCTCAAAACTCCGTTGCGCTAGGTGCAGGTAATGAAGAAATAAAAAAAGCTTACGTTGCATATAACAGTGGATTTGGACACTTATACAAACCAACTGCTGATTTATTCTGTGTCCCCGAAAAGTTCGGTTTATTTCCAGTCCCTTCGGAAGGATTCGTACATTTCCTCCAACAGTTAAATATTTCCGTGTTTTATGAGATATCTGATGCTTCAACAATGCAGAAGTTACATAAACTGCATGTTGACGGATTCATTACACATACACCCGAAGAGGTATTAACTTTTTGTAATGCTAATTAG
- the coaD gene encoding pantetheine-phosphate adenylyltransferase has protein sequence MSKIAIVPGSFDPVTNGHLDIIQRAARTFPEVHVAVMNNSSKQPLFTVEERIALIHKITSQYDNVTIDSSSGLLIDYAHQINASVIVRGLRAISDFEYEMQITSMNRVLDESIETFFVMTKSQYSFLSSSIVKEVARYGGDVSSLVPSHVNQALIEKFSK, from the coding sequence ATGTCAAAAATTGCAATCGTACCAGGGAGTTTCGACCCGGTGACGAATGGACATTTAGATATAATACAGAGAGCGGCTAGGACGTTTCCGGAAGTGCACGTGGCGGTGATGAATAATTCATCTAAACAGCCTTTGTTTACGGTGGAGGAGCGAATTGCTTTAATACATAAAATTACATCGCAGTACGATAATGTGACTATCGATTCGTCATCAGGCTTGCTGATTGACTATGCACATCAAATCAATGCTTCGGTTATTGTCCGTGGTTTAAGGGCTATTTCAGATTTTGAGTATGAAATGCAGATTACGTCGATGAACCGAGTGCTAGATGAAAGTATTGAGACTTTTTTCGTGATGACTAAGAGTCAATATTCTTTCTTGAGTTCTAGTATTGTAAAGGAAGTGGCACGTTATGGTGGAGATGTTTCGTCGTTAGTGCCATCCCATGTAAATCAAGCGTTGATAGAAAAATTTAGTAAGTGA